A window of Halomonas sp. H10-9-1 contains these coding sequences:
- a CDS encoding RimK/LysX family protein, whose translation MKELPYTPKAVIGRREMVSLPEMHLVLCAKADTGARTSALHAEDIESFEEDGHLWVSFTTRSGGPETPPHVFRMHLHDRRKVRSSNGLAEWRYVIRTPMRLGSLSYQVELSLTDRREMRHPMLLGRRALRRLLVAPGAAFLHGEP comes from the coding sequence ATGAAGGAACTGCCCTATACCCCCAAGGCGGTGATCGGCCGCCGCGAGATGGTCTCGCTGCCAGAGATGCACCTCGTGCTGTGCGCCAAGGCGGATACCGGGGCACGCACCTCGGCGCTACACGCCGAGGACATCGAGTCCTTCGAGGAGGACGGCCACCTGTGGGTCAGCTTCACCACGCGCAGCGGTGGCCCGGAGACGCCCCCCCATGTGTTCCGCATGCATCTCCACGATCGCCGCAAGGTGCGCAGCTCCAACGGACTGGCGGAGTGGCGCTACGTGATCCGCACGCCCATGCGCCTCGGCTCGCTTTCGTACCAGGTGGAGCTGTCCCTGACCGACCGGCGCGAGATGCGCCACCCCATGCTGCTGGGCCGCCGCGCCCTGCGCCGCCTGCTGGTGGCACCCGGCGCCGCCTTCCTGCACGGCGAACCTTGA
- a CDS encoding AraC family transcriptional regulator translates to MPSVIHQTPLDTATRHHAHDFHQVVIGLRGRAEFEIAGLGGAISALSGCIVPANHVHYYAGTGDNRQLILDLPTRSAALTGPQHRLARLFDAPRFFTLDDPLKRYLEFLLLELEHSAHDDEQGERLAATLLGCLYGRLARNEPPPASRLNLERLERFIEAHLARRLSVADLAREACLSESHFRDCFRRQTGLTPWQFVRRRRLEAARRLLEESRLPLAEIAALTGFSTQSALSHACREAYGQPPSHLRGRLAATTRSTAGTLRRAASPATN, encoded by the coding sequence ATGCCTAGCGTGATCCACCAGACGCCCCTCGATACCGCCACCCGCCACCATGCCCACGACTTCCACCAGGTGGTGATCGGCCTGCGCGGCCGCGCGGAGTTCGAGATCGCGGGGTTGGGCGGCGCCATCTCGGCGCTCTCCGGCTGCATCGTGCCGGCCAACCATGTGCACTACTACGCCGGCACCGGCGACAACCGCCAACTGATCCTCGACCTGCCGACCCGATCCGCCGCCCTTACCGGGCCCCAGCACCGGCTCGCCCGCCTGTTCGACGCGCCCCGTTTCTTCACCCTGGACGACCCGCTCAAGCGCTACCTGGAGTTCCTGCTGCTGGAACTCGAACACTCGGCCCACGACGACGAGCAGGGCGAGCGCCTCGCCGCCACCCTGCTAGGCTGCCTGTACGGTCGCCTGGCCCGCAATGAGCCGCCGCCCGCCTCGCGGCTCAACCTGGAGCGGCTCGAGCGCTTCATCGAGGCGCATCTTGCCCGCCGGCTGAGCGTCGCCGACCTGGCCCGGGAGGCGTGCCTCAGCGAATCACACTTCCGCGACTGCTTCCGTCGACAGACCGGCCTCACGCCCTGGCAGTTCGTGCGCCGGCGGCGCCTGGAGGCCGCCCGGCGCCTGCTCGAGGAGAGCCGGCTGCCGTTGGCGGAGATCGCCGCCCTCACCGGCTTCAGCACCCAAAGCGCTCTTTCCCACGCCTGTCGCGAGGCCTATGGCCAGCCACCGAGCCACCTGCGCGGGCGCCTGGCCGCCACAACCCGATCCACCGCCGGCACGCTGCGCCGGGCCGCCTCCCCCGCCACAAATTAA
- a CDS encoding YqcC family protein, giving the protein MTVHDELDQALRRLEATMKAANLWRMETPDPAAFDSQQPFCLDTMVLPQWLRFVFIARLDALVEQRAALPARCDVAPALEAFLAQQGVRASDRLLLRQAVEEIDRLVTEN; this is encoded by the coding sequence ATGACGGTTCACGACGAGCTCGACCAGGCCCTGCGCCGGCTCGAGGCGACCATGAAGGCCGCCAACCTGTGGCGCATGGAGACGCCCGATCCCGCGGCGTTCGACAGTCAGCAGCCGTTCTGCCTCGATACCATGGTACTGCCCCAGTGGCTGCGCTTCGTGTTCATCGCGCGCCTCGATGCCCTGGTGGAGCAGCGCGCCGCGCTGCCGGCTCGCTGTGATGTGGCGCCGGCCCTGGAGGCTTTCCTGGCCCAGCAAGGAGTGCGTGCCAGCGACCGCCTGCTGTTGCGTCAGGCGGTGGAAGAGATCGACCGCCTGGTCACCGAGAACTGA
- the putA gene encoding bifunctional proline dehydrogenase/L-glutamate gamma-semialdehyde dehydrogenase PutA yields the protein MNHANPASQQVESALRARIRDHYSIDEASVLKGLLEQLRLSAEERHRIAEAGAGYVARVRKETSPSMMEAFLAEYGLSTAEGVGLMCLAEALLRVPDAETIDDLIHDKIEPSDWGAHLGKSASSMVNASTWALMLTGKVLDDDPKGPVRALRGLVRRMGEPVVRTAVAQSMRILGRQFVLGQTIEEGLKNARDLEKQGYTYSYDMLGEAARTDEDALRYHQAYAAAIEAIAKQAKGDVRGSPGISVKLSALHPRYETTHRETVMEVLVPRTRALVQQAAKANIGFNIDAEEQDRLDLSLDVIEALMADPGLDGWDGFGIVVQAYGRRAAPVIEALYDLAERYDRKIMVRLVKGAYWDSEIKLAQEMGVETFPVFTRKVNTDVSYMACARLLLERRDRIYPQFATHNAHTCAAIVAMAGNDKDSYEFQRLHGMGESLHHIVKETEGTHCRIYAPVGAHRDLLAYLVRRLLENGANSSFVNQVVDDSIPPSEVARDPVAGLLELGDTISSPMIRQPGELFAPDRKNSLGYRVNEPASILPLLKAREAFADATWSAGPMLAGSPAPKGKARDALSPADSGRIVGQVHEATPEEVTAALDAAEAGFKEWSATPVADRAQVLRRTADLYEAHIAELTVICTREAGKMLFDGIAEVREAVDFLRYYANEAERLEEEEPGNARGIFVCISPWNFPLAIFTGQVAAALAAGNAVLAKPAEQTPLIAARAVELMREAGLPEAALQLLPGDGPNVGAPLTGDPRLAGVCFTGSTEVAQIIHKTLARNAGPDAILIAETGGLNAMIVDSTALTEQAVRDILISSFQSAGQRCSALRMLYVQEEARERLLHMLDGAMDVLTIGDPWNTDTDVSPVIDAEAQADITAYVAEKEKAGKVLKKLPAPDVGTFVTPAVVEVGGIEELEREIFGPVLHVATFKARDIDRVVDAINDRGYGLTFGLHTRIDDRVQQIVARIHVGNIYVNRNQIGAIVGSQPFGGEGLSGTGPKAGGPLYVNRFRRTAREERLAPPEGDAVGREALQAALDGLDARNWAARPDRVEVLRRALSGKGGVIRKALAETAALDMTPQTLPGPTGESNRLSMYPKGMVLCLGPTLEIAIAQAVQALGCGSPALVVAPGASQAVRPLVEAGTPVAGLDGSVAAETLTELEGIASVAAAGTSDWSRALRMALAERAGAIVPLETQVIAPARYVVERHLCIDTTAAGGNASLLATAE from the coding sequence ATGAACCACGCCAACCCGGCTTCTCAGCAGGTCGAAAGCGCCCTCCGTGCGCGTATCCGCGATCACTATTCAATCGATGAGGCCAGTGTGCTGAAGGGGCTGCTGGAGCAGCTCCGGCTCTCCGCGGAGGAGCGCCACCGGATCGCCGAGGCCGGCGCTGGCTACGTGGCCCGCGTGCGCAAGGAGACCTCCCCCTCGATGATGGAGGCGTTCCTGGCCGAGTACGGGCTCTCCACCGCCGAGGGCGTCGGCCTGATGTGCCTGGCCGAGGCCCTGCTGCGGGTGCCCGATGCCGAGACCATCGACGACCTGATCCACGACAAGATCGAGCCGTCGGACTGGGGCGCCCACCTGGGCAAGTCTGCGTCATCGATGGTCAACGCCTCGACCTGGGCGCTGATGCTGACCGGCAAGGTGCTCGACGACGATCCCAAGGGGCCGGTGCGCGCGCTGCGCGGCCTGGTGCGCCGCATGGGTGAGCCCGTGGTGCGTACCGCGGTGGCCCAGTCGATGCGCATCCTCGGCCGCCAGTTCGTACTCGGCCAGACCATCGAGGAGGGCCTGAAGAACGCCCGCGACCTCGAGAAACAGGGCTACACCTACTCCTATGACATGCTCGGCGAGGCGGCGCGCACCGACGAGGATGCGCTGCGTTACCACCAGGCCTACGCCGCGGCGATCGAGGCGATCGCCAAGCAGGCCAAGGGCGACGTGCGCGGTAGCCCCGGCATCTCGGTAAAGCTCTCCGCGCTGCATCCGCGCTACGAGACCACCCACCGCGAGACCGTGATGGAGGTCCTGGTGCCTCGCACCAGGGCGCTGGTGCAACAGGCCGCGAAGGCCAACATCGGCTTCAACATCGATGCCGAGGAGCAGGACCGCCTGGACCTCTCGCTGGACGTGATCGAGGCGCTGATGGCCGATCCCGGCCTCGACGGCTGGGACGGCTTCGGGATCGTGGTACAGGCCTACGGCCGCCGCGCCGCCCCGGTGATCGAGGCGCTCTACGACCTCGCCGAGCGCTACGACCGCAAGATCATGGTGCGCCTGGTCAAGGGCGCCTACTGGGACTCCGAGATCAAGCTGGCCCAGGAGATGGGCGTCGAGACCTTCCCGGTCTTCACCCGCAAGGTCAACACCGACGTCAGCTACATGGCCTGTGCGCGGCTGCTGCTCGAGCGGCGCGACCGCATCTACCCGCAGTTCGCCACCCACAACGCCCACACCTGCGCCGCCATCGTGGCCATGGCGGGTAACGACAAGGACAGCTACGAGTTCCAGCGACTGCACGGCATGGGCGAGTCGCTGCACCACATCGTCAAGGAGACCGAGGGCACCCACTGCCGCATCTACGCCCCGGTGGGGGCCCACCGCGACCTGCTCGCCTACCTGGTGCGCCGCCTGCTGGAGAACGGGGCGAACTCCTCGTTCGTCAACCAGGTGGTGGACGACTCGATCCCCCCGAGCGAGGTGGCCAGGGACCCGGTGGCTGGCCTGCTCGAGCTGGGCGACACCATCTCAAGCCCCATGATCCGCCAGCCCGGCGAGCTGTTTGCCCCCGACCGGAAGAACTCCCTCGGCTACCGGGTCAACGAGCCCGCCTCCATCCTGCCGCTGCTCAAGGCCCGCGAGGCGTTCGCCGACGCTACCTGGAGCGCCGGTCCCATGCTGGCTGGCAGCCCCGCGCCCAAGGGCAAGGCGCGTGACGCCCTCTCCCCCGCCGACAGCGGCCGGATCGTCGGCCAGGTGCATGAGGCCACGCCGGAGGAGGTGACGGCCGCCCTCGACGCTGCCGAGGCAGGCTTCAAGGAGTGGTCGGCCACGCCCGTGGCCGACCGCGCCCAGGTGCTGCGCCGCACCGCCGACCTCTACGAGGCGCATATTGCCGAGCTAACGGTGATCTGCACCCGCGAGGCGGGCAAGATGCTCTTCGATGGCATCGCCGAGGTGCGCGAGGCGGTCGACTTCCTGCGCTACTACGCCAACGAGGCCGAGCGGCTCGAGGAGGAGGAGCCCGGCAACGCCCGCGGCATCTTCGTCTGTATCAGCCCCTGGAACTTCCCGCTGGCCATCTTCACCGGGCAGGTCGCCGCGGCCCTGGCGGCCGGCAATGCGGTGCTCGCCAAGCCCGCCGAGCAGACACCGCTGATCGCCGCGCGCGCCGTCGAGCTGATGCGCGAGGCGGGCCTGCCCGAGGCGGCGCTGCAGCTGCTGCCCGGCGACGGACCGAACGTGGGCGCGCCCCTGACCGGCGACCCGCGCCTCGCCGGGGTCTGTTTCACCGGCTCCACCGAGGTGGCACAGATCATTCACAAGACCCTGGCCCGGAACGCCGGGCCGGATGCCATCCTGATCGCCGAGACCGGCGGCCTGAACGCCATGATCGTGGACTCCACGGCACTCACCGAGCAGGCGGTGCGCGACATCCTGATCTCCTCCTTCCAGTCGGCCGGCCAGCGCTGCTCGGCGCTGCGCATGCTCTACGTCCAGGAGGAGGCGCGCGAGCGCTTGCTGCACATGCTCGACGGCGCCATGGACGTGCTGACCATCGGGGATCCCTGGAACACCGACACCGACGTCTCACCGGTGATCGACGCCGAGGCCCAGGCCGACATCACCGCCTATGTGGCAGAGAAGGAAAAGGCCGGCAAGGTGTTGAAGAAACTGCCCGCACCAGATGTCGGCACCTTCGTCACCCCGGCCGTGGTCGAGGTCGGCGGGATCGAGGAGCTCGAGCGCGAGATCTTCGGCCCGGTGCTGCACGTGGCCACCTTCAAGGCGCGCGACATCGACAGGGTGGTCGATGCCATCAACGATCGCGGCTACGGCCTCACCTTCGGCCTGCACACCCGCATCGACGACCGGGTGCAGCAGATCGTCGCACGCATCCATGTCGGTAACATCTACGTCAACCGCAACCAGATCGGTGCCATCGTCGGCTCCCAGCCCTTCGGCGGCGAAGGGCTCTCGGGCACCGGGCCCAAGGCGGGCGGGCCGCTCTACGTCAACCGCTTCCGGCGCACCGCCCGGGAGGAGCGCCTGGCGCCCCCCGAGGGCGACGCCGTGGGCCGCGAGGCGCTGCAGGCGGCGCTGGATGGGCTGGATGCACGCAACTGGGCGGCGCGCCCCGATCGCGTCGAGGTGCTGCGCCGGGCGCTCTCCGGCAAGGGTGGGGTGATTCGCAAGGCGCTGGCCGAGACCGCGGCGCTGGACATGACGCCCCAGACGCTGCCCGGACCCACCGGGGAGAGCAACCGCCTGTCGATGTACCCCAAGGGCATGGTGCTGTGCCTCGGGCCGACGCTGGAGATCGCCATCGCCCAGGCGGTGCAGGCACTGGGCTGCGGTTCCCCGGCGCTGGTGGTCGCCCCGGGGGCGAGCCAGGCCGTGCGGCCGCTGGTCGAGGCGGGGACGCCGGTGGCCGGCCTCGACGGCAGCGTGGCCGCCGAGACGCTGACCGAGCTTGAGGGCATCGCCAGCGTCGCCGCGGCCGGCACCAGCGACTGGTCCCGCGCACTGCGCATGGCGCTGGCCGAACGCGCGGGGGCCATCGTGCCCCTGGAGACCCAGGTCATCGCCCCGGCGCGCTACGTGGTGGAGCGCCACCTGTGCATCGACACCACCGCCGCCGGCGGCAACGCCAGCCTGCTGGCGACGGCCGAGTAG
- the rimK gene encoding 30S ribosomal protein S6--L-glutamate ligase, with amino-acid sequence MHIALLSRNRNLYSTRRLVEAAEARGHTARVVDTLRCYMSIAAHNPSIHYKGEELEPFDAVVPRIGASVTFYGCAVLRQFEMMGTYVLNDSVAISRSRDKLRSLQLLSRKGLGLPITGFAHSPDDIPDLITMVRGAPLVIKLLEGTQGIGVVLAETNQAAESVIQAFMGMKANIMVQEYIKEARGADIRCLVIGDKVVAAMKRQAAEGEFRSNLHRGGTASVIRITPEERSTAIRAAKAMGLRVAGVDLLRSNHGPVIMEVNSSPGLQGIESATGKDIAGLIIEHLEKNAAPARKAPPRPKG; translated from the coding sequence ATGCATATCGCGCTGCTGTCACGCAATCGCAACCTCTACTCCACGCGGCGCCTGGTGGAGGCTGCTGAGGCACGCGGCCACACCGCCCGGGTGGTCGACACCCTGCGCTGCTACATGAGCATCGCCGCCCACAACCCCTCGATCCACTACAAGGGGGAGGAGCTGGAACCTTTCGACGCGGTGGTCCCGCGCATCGGCGCCTCGGTAACCTTCTACGGCTGCGCGGTGCTGCGCCAGTTCGAGATGATGGGCACCTATGTGCTCAATGACTCGGTGGCCATCAGCCGCTCGCGGGACAAGCTGCGCTCGCTGCAGCTGCTGTCGCGCAAGGGCCTGGGACTGCCAATCACCGGCTTCGCCCACTCGCCGGACGATATCCCCGACCTGATCACCATGGTCCGCGGCGCGCCGCTGGTGATCAAGCTGCTCGAGGGTACTCAGGGCATCGGCGTGGTGCTGGCCGAGACCAACCAGGCAGCGGAGAGCGTGATCCAGGCCTTCATGGGCATGAAGGCCAATATCATGGTCCAGGAGTACATCAAGGAGGCCCGCGGCGCCGATATCCGCTGCCTCGTGATCGGTGACAAGGTGGTGGCGGCGATGAAGCGTCAGGCCGCCGAGGGCGAGTTTCGCTCCAACCTCCATCGCGGCGGCACCGCCAGCGTGATCCGCATCACTCCCGAGGAGCGCTCCACGGCGATCCGTGCCGCCAAGGCCATGGGCCTGCGTGTGGCCGGGGTCGACCTATTGCGCTCCAACCACGGCCCGGTGATCATGGAGGTCAACTCCTCGCCCGGCCTGCAAGGCATCGAAAGCGCCACCGGCAAGGATATCGCCGGGCTGATCATCGAGCATCTGGAGAAGAACGCTGCGCCGGCCCGCAAGGCACCGCCTAGGCCCAAGGGGTAA
- a CDS encoding DUF3549 family protein yields MQPIHTLHDFFVHSGAEVQLYHLGRRVEPCEMATLAALEADESPWPAPWQGQARLGLVFRLGDMPDPLIWFLALPLDEQGRLDPASRDAFVQRLLETLGHSVANVGREDGAVVDNLMKDNPLAFTPSLPFQAMLHARASRDLGRSASQHLEPVEAYLSGQQALDWQALGLQGLADFAVRMGGEERHQLAVILPELPHEVLTSLCYCLEHVAIDAELAAALRARGEAAAAAGDVEGLCACVRAASGSEAAGAWFDSLLDDTHACGPDLLAAIAARGWSLLEDGQRLPRYLERLACCEQADFMRVARDLALIPRLRLPVLMILREAPADSPIGRRLAALTR; encoded by the coding sequence ATGCAACCCATCCACACCCTTCACGACTTCTTCGTGCACAGCGGTGCCGAGGTGCAGCTCTACCACCTGGGCCGGCGCGTCGAGCCCTGCGAGATGGCGACCCTGGCGGCCCTGGAGGCCGATGAGTCGCCCTGGCCGGCCCCCTGGCAGGGCCAGGCGCGGCTGGGCCTGGTCTTTCGCCTGGGCGACATGCCCGACCCGCTGATCTGGTTCCTGGCCCTGCCCCTGGACGAACAGGGCCGCCTCGACCCGGCATCCCGCGATGCCTTCGTGCAGCGGCTGCTCGAGACCCTGGGCCACAGCGTGGCCAACGTCGGTCGCGAGGACGGCGCGGTGGTGGATAACCTGATGAAGGACAACCCCCTGGCGTTCACCCCCTCGCTGCCCTTCCAGGCCATGCTCCATGCCCGCGCCAGTCGTGACCTGGGCCGCTCGGCCAGCCAGCACCTGGAGCCGGTGGAGGCCTACCTGAGCGGCCAGCAGGCCCTGGACTGGCAGGCGCTGGGGCTCCAGGGCCTGGCCGACTTTGCGGTACGCATGGGCGGCGAGGAGCGCCATCAGCTGGCCGTGATCCTGCCCGAGCTCCCCCACGAGGTGCTCACCTCACTATGCTACTGCCTGGAGCATGTGGCCATCGACGCCGAACTGGCCGCGGCGCTGCGCGCCCGGGGCGAGGCGGCAGCGGCCGCGGGCGACGTGGAAGGACTGTGTGCCTGCGTGCGCGCCGCGTCGGGTAGCGAGGCCGCCGGCGCCTGGTTCGACAGCCTGCTGGACGATACCCACGCCTGTGGCCCCGACCTGCTGGCGGCCATCGCCGCGCGCGGCTGGTCCCTCCTCGAGGATGGCCAGCGGCTGCCGCGCTATCTGGAACGCCTGGCCTGCTGCGAGCAGGCAGACTTCATGAGAGTGGCCCGCGACCTGGCCCTGATTCCCAGGCTGCGACTGCCGGTGCTGATGATCCTGCGCGAGGCGCCCGCCGACTCGCCCATCGGCCGGCGGCTCGCGGCCTTGACGCGCTGA
- a CDS encoding OmpW family outer membrane protein: MRKSALSPLIAAGVAAAALTASTQAFAYGAGDFFTRVGVAKVAPKSDNGKLDTGLGVLETDVQDDSAFAFTLGYRFTDKVGVELLAAEPFDHDIELNGANLASTEHLPPTLTLQYYPLGGTDAYVQPYVGVGVNYTRFSDEETKIPGVSLELDDSWGAAGQLGVDLLIDDHWALNGAVWYMDIDTDAKVGGADAGKVEIDPVVVMGGISYRF, from the coding sequence ATGCGCAAGAGTGCCCTCTCCCCCCTGATCGCCGCCGGCGTGGCCGCCGCCGCCCTCACCGCCAGCACCCAGGCCTTCGCCTACGGTGCCGGCGACTTCTTCACCCGGGTCGGCGTGGCCAAGGTCGCGCCCAAGAGCGATAACGGGAAGCTGGATACGGGTCTTGGCGTTCTGGAAACGGACGTTCAGGACGATAGCGCCTTCGCCTTTACCCTGGGCTACCGCTTCACCGACAAGGTGGGCGTGGAGCTGCTGGCCGCCGAACCCTTCGACCACGACATCGAGCTGAACGGCGCCAACCTCGCCTCCACCGAGCACCTGCCGCCGACCCTGACCCTACAGTACTACCCGCTGGGCGGCACCGACGCCTATGTGCAGCCCTATGTCGGTGTGGGCGTCAACTACACCCGCTTCTCCGACGAAGAAACCAAGATCCCTGGGGTCAGCCTCGAGCTGGATGACTCCTGGGGCGCCGCCGGCCAGCTCGGTGTCGACCTGCTGATCGACGACCACTGGGCCCTCAACGGCGCGGTCTGGTATATGGATATCGACACCGACGCCAAGGTCGGCGGCGCCGATGCCGGCAAGGTCGAGATCGACCCGGTGGTGGTGATGGGTGGCATCAGCTACCGGTTCTGA
- the putP gene encoding sodium/proline symporter PutP, whose protein sequence is METGVWISLLGYFALMIAIGVYAMQRATSSSEDYMLGGRGLSPKVAALSAGASDMSGWLLLGLPGALFASGLGSAWIGIGLLVGAFFNWTLVAPRLREQTVHYGNAITIPEFLANRFPTRALSLRTVSAIVIVVFFAVYTASGLVAGGKLFESAFAGVFDFGGMSNYTAGVIITLGIVLAYTVIGGFLAVSLTDFVQGCIMMLALVIMPAVVLFGEGGGGFSQASQTLNEVDPTLLTWTEGLTIVGWLSAVTWGLGYFGQPHIIVRFMAIRSLKEVPVARNIGMSWMAISLIGAVSLGIFGRAYAVRNGIDVEDPETIFIILANLLFHPLITGFLYAALLAAIMSTISSQLLVSSSSLTEDFYRLFLRKQASDKETVAIGRLCVVLVGIVAVIIASNPDSQVLGLVSNAWAGFGSAFGPLIILSLMWPRTNGAGAIAGMVAGALTVMIWISLGWNGSFMGGPGVYEIIPGFIAAWVAIMVVSLATPDAGEYQHIER, encoded by the coding sequence ATGGAAACTGGTGTATGGATCAGCCTGCTGGGCTACTTCGCGCTCATGATCGCCATCGGCGTTTATGCGATGCAGAGAGCCACCTCGTCCTCCGAGGACTACATGCTCGGGGGACGCGGCCTGAGCCCCAAGGTAGCCGCGTTGTCGGCCGGGGCCTCGGACATGAGCGGTTGGCTGCTGCTGGGGCTGCCCGGAGCACTGTTCGCCTCGGGCCTCGGCTCGGCCTGGATCGGCATCGGCCTGCTGGTGGGCGCTTTCTTCAACTGGACCCTGGTCGCTCCCCGCCTGCGTGAGCAGACCGTCCACTACGGCAATGCGATCACCATCCCCGAGTTCCTGGCCAACCGGTTTCCGACCCGGGCCCTGTCATTGCGGACGGTGTCGGCCATCGTCATCGTCGTATTCTTCGCGGTCTACACCGCCTCTGGCCTGGTGGCGGGAGGCAAGCTGTTCGAAAGCGCCTTCGCCGGGGTATTCGACTTCGGCGGCATGAGCAACTACACCGCGGGGGTGATCATCACCCTGGGCATCGTGCTGGCCTACACCGTCATCGGCGGCTTCCTGGCCGTCAGCCTGACCGACTTCGTGCAGGGCTGCATCATGATGCTGGCGCTGGTGATCATGCCAGCGGTGGTGCTCTTCGGCGAGGGCGGTGGCGGCTTCTCCCAGGCTTCCCAGACGCTCAACGAGGTGGATCCTACCCTGCTGACCTGGACCGAAGGGCTGACCATCGTCGGCTGGCTGTCGGCGGTGACCTGGGGGCTGGGCTACTTCGGCCAGCCGCACATCATCGTGCGTTTCATGGCCATCCGCAGCCTCAAGGAGGTCCCGGTGGCACGCAACATCGGCATGTCCTGGATGGCTATTTCGCTGATCGGTGCCGTGTCGCTGGGCATCTTCGGCCGGGCCTATGCCGTGCGCAACGGCATAGACGTCGAGGACCCGGAGACCATCTTCATCATCCTGGCCAACCTGCTGTTCCACCCGCTGATCACCGGCTTCCTCTATGCCGCGCTGCTGGCGGCGATCATGAGCACCATCTCCAGCCAGCTGCTGGTTTCCTCATCGTCACTGACCGAGGACTTCTACCGGCTCTTCCTGCGCAAGCAGGCATCGGACAAGGAGACGGTAGCGATCGGCCGCCTGTGTGTGGTGCTGGTGGGTATCGTCGCCGTGATCATCGCCTCCAACCCCGATTCCCAGGTGTTGGGCCTGGTCAGCAACGCCTGGGCAGGCTTCGGCTCGGCCTTCGGTCCGCTGATCATCCTCTCGCTGATGTGGCCGCGCACCAATGGCGCCGGTGCCATCGCCGGCATGGTGGCAGGTGCCCTCACCGTGATGATCTGGATCTCGCTCGGCTGGAACGGCTCCTTCATGGGCGGGCCCGGCGTTTACGAGATCATCCCCGGCTTTATCGCGGCCTGGGTGGCCATCATGGTGGTGAGCCTCGCCACCCCCGATGCCGGTGAGTATCAGCATATCGAGCGCTAG
- a CDS encoding LysR family transcriptional regulator, whose amino-acid sequence MDFRLLRYFVAVAEELHLARAAERLGIEQSPVSRAMRDLESQLGVQLFDRSTRLTRLTWAGQVFLGECRRVMATVEQAVKSAKAAAQGYQGHLRIAICDSLAQPRIATLLARSREEEPELEIRVFELPFAQQLKMLHDDLLDIGFALSNAVHDGLVAEPVWTDPLSVIVPARHPLLAHVQVPLPEALKFPLVLCHPEAGSGCRHQIQAVLQDTNMPLKLVDEVTSLGVMLTLVGAGYGIGFAIASQVQTLQRPDISIRPLAGIPPMLSTYLLRRRGEPSEPMRRFIERVKDGAAPVDDEPVL is encoded by the coding sequence TTGGATTTCAGATTGCTGCGTTACTTCGTCGCAGTTGCGGAAGAACTGCATCTGGCCCGTGCAGCCGAGCGTCTGGGCATCGAGCAGTCGCCTGTGTCGCGTGCGATGCGCGACCTGGAAAGCCAGCTTGGCGTGCAGTTGTTCGACCGCAGCACACGCCTGACGCGGCTGACCTGGGCCGGCCAGGTGTTCCTCGGCGAATGCCGGCGCGTGATGGCCACCGTGGAGCAGGCAGTCAAGAGCGCCAAGGCGGCGGCACAGGGCTACCAGGGCCATCTGCGCATCGCCATCTGCGACAGCCTGGCGCAGCCCCGCATCGCCACCCTGCTGGCACGCAGCCGTGAGGAGGAGCCCGAGCTGGAGATTCGCGTCTTCGAGCTGCCGTTCGCGCAGCAGCTCAAGATGCTGCACGACGATCTGCTGGACATCGGCTTTGCGTTGTCAAACGCGGTGCATGATGGCCTCGTCGCCGAGCCGGTGTGGACCGACCCGCTGTCGGTGATCGTGCCCGCACGCCATCCCTTGCTGGCACACGTGCAGGTGCCGCTGCCCGAAGCCTTGAAGTTTCCGCTGGTTCTGTGCCACCCCGAGGCGGGCTCCGGTTGCCGCCACCAGATTCAGGCGGTGCTGCAGGACACGAACATGCCGCTCAAGCTGGTGGACGAAGTGACCAGCCTGGGCGTGATGCTGACCCTGGTCGGCGCCGGCTACGGCATCGGCTTCGCCATCGCCTCGCAGGTGCAGACGCTACAGCGCCCGGACATCTCCATTCGTCCCCTGGCCGGCATCCCACCGATGCTCTCCACCTACCTGCTGCGCCGCCGGGGCGAACCCTCGGAGCCCATGAGGCGATTCATCGAGCGGGTGAAAGACGGGGCCGCGCCGGTCGATGATGAGCCGGTCCTTTGA